The following coding sequences are from one Neurospora crassa OR74A linkage group I, whole genome shotgun sequence window:
- a CDS encoding nuclear movement protein nudC, variant 2, translated as MSDVTELTPAEEAAARAKEQAEQEALPYKWTQTIGDVDITILVPGNLKGKDMVVEIKKQSLTAGIKGQEPVIKGDLPHPILLDDSTWTLSPAPAGQKALEIHLEKHNKLEWWPHVVTSAPKIDVSKIVPENSKLSDLEGETRAMVEKMMYDQRQKEMGLPTSDEQKKMDILKKFQEQHPEMDFSNAKIQ; from the exons ATGTCAGACGTAACAGAGCTCACCCCCGCCGAGGAGGCCGCTGCCCGCGCCAAGGAACAAGCCGAGCAGGAGGCTCTCCCCTACAAGTGGACTCAGACGATTGGCGACGTcgacatcaccatcctcgtcCCTGGTAACCTAAAGGGCAAAGATATGGTGGTTGAGATAAAGAAGCAGTCTCTTACGGCTGGTATTAAGGGTCAAGAGCCCGTCATCAAG GGCGACCTCCCCCACCCGATCCTCCTCGACGATTCAACTTGGACGCTGTCCCCCGCTCCCGCCGGTCAAAAAGCCCTGGAGATCCATCTCGAAAAGCACAACAAGCTCGAGTGGTGGCCGCACGTAGTCACCAGCGCCCCGAAAATCGACGTGAGCAAGATCGTCCCCGAGAACAGCAAGCTGTCGGACCTCGAGGGTGAGACGCGGGCAATGGTGGAGAAGATGATGTACGACCAAAGACAAAAGGAGATGGGGTTGCCGACGAGCGAtgagcagaagaagatggatatCTTGAAGAAGTTCCAGGAGCAGCATCCGGAGATGGATTTTAGTAATGCGAAAATTCAGTAG
- a CDS encoding nuclear movement protein nudC produces MADKDVTELTPAEEAAARAKEQAEQEALPYKWTQTIGDVDITILVPGNLKGKDMVVEIKKQSLTAGIKGQEPVIKGDLPHPILLDDSTWTLSPAPAGQKALEIHLEKHNKLEWWPHVVTSAPKIDVSKIVPENSKLSDLEGETRAMVEKMMYDQRQKEMGLPTSDEQKKMDILKKFQEQHPEMDFSNAKIQ; encoded by the exons ACGTAACAGAGCTCACCCCCGCCGAGGAGGCCGCTGCCCGCGCCAAGGAACAAGCCGAGCAGGAGGCTCTCCCCTACAAGTGGACTCAGACGATTGGCGACGTcgacatcaccatcctcgtcCCTGGTAACCTAAAGGGCAAAGATATGGTGGTTGAGATAAAGAAGCAGTCTCTTACGGCTGGTATTAAGGGTCAAGAGCCCGTCATCAAG GGCGACCTCCCCCACCCGATCCTCCTCGACGATTCAACTTGGACGCTGTCCCCCGCTCCCGCCGGTCAAAAAGCCCTGGAGATCCATCTCGAAAAGCACAACAAGCTCGAGTGGTGGCCGCACGTAGTCACCAGCGCCCCGAAAATCGACGTGAGCAAGATCGTCCCCGAGAACAGCAAGCTGTCGGACCTCGAGGGTGAGACGCGGGCAATGGTGGAGAAGATGATGTACGACCAAAGACAAAAGGAGATGGGGTTGCCGACGAGCGAtgagcagaagaagatggatatCTTGAAGAAGTTCCAGGAGCAGCATCCGGAGATGGATTTTAGTAATGCGAAAATTCAGTAG